In Miscanthus floridulus cultivar M001 chromosome 5, ASM1932011v1, whole genome shotgun sequence, one genomic interval encodes:
- the LOC136450754 gene encoding uncharacterized protein, translated as MGIQVAAVVTPPRCSSPSSSSSSSSPASPSSSAIATSPRHAVLGVRLARSQSSLAGWNAGLLGRRRGGQHVIRRALSASIDSVGSDGGDDEEFLRRIQELAAGQHPGAAGGCGWPASVERSASSVGLPLSLRMLKRRKQQQQQQQQLEQGRRDERLIDCAGESASSAVGRAFSSMVLIIRELQSFTLQMREALSYEDLQGVLARVHAEMHASFVWLFQHIFSGTPALMVSLMLLLANFTVSSMGDSVAAAATFRPPHAAVAAVEMVDTQQPEQSHSYQQRFDTPALKTFSTGRTASLGGNGDGGGKVRPVAGATGDGQADESSYRQSGAVLPQDVSQQATPLGAGAGSEASVSDSMPVEEAQQTVQDELVIWKRISDEATRMQASVRAEELMDPEILEQLVAPVEAPKPDVAYSSEHVATAQRYEQAVSEEPNSSLLLANFAQFLYQVQGDLDRAEHFFKRAVRAEPADAEALGRYAAFLWQARNDLAAAEETYQEAIAADPSDAHHAAAYAHFLWNTGGEDTCYPLD; from the exons ATGGGCATCCAGGTCGCGGCGGTCGTGACCCCGCCGCGGTGctcttccccctcctcctcctcctcctcctcctctccggcgTCGCCTTCGTCCTCCGCCATTGCCACGTCGCCGCGGCATGCCGTTCTGGGCGTCAGGCTGGCGAGGAGCCAGTCGTCGCTGGCTGGCTGGAACGCCGGTCTTCTTGGCCGGCGGCGCGGCGGGCAGCACGTGATCAGGCGCGCTCTCAGCGCGAGCATCGACAGCGTCGGGAGCGACGGCGGGGACGATGAGGAGTTCCTGAGGAGGATCCAGGAGCTCGCGGCGGGGCAGCACCCGGGCGCCGCCGGAGGCTGCGGGTGGCCGGCGAGCGTGGAGCGGAGCGCGAGCAGCGTCGGGCTGCCGCTGTCCCTGCGGATGCTCAAGCGgcggaagcagcagcagcagcagcagcagcagctggagcAGGGGCGGCGGGACGAGCGGCTCATCGACTGCGCCGGCGAGTCCGCGAGCTCCGCGGTGGGGCGCGCCTTCTCCTCGATGGTGCTCATCATCCGGGAGCTCCAGAGCTTCACGCTGCAGATGCGGGAGGCGCTCTCCTACGAGGACCTGCAGGGCGTCCTGGCGCGCGTCCACGCCGAGATGCACGCCTCCTTCGTCTGGCTCTTCCAGCACATCTTCTCCGGCACCCCGGCCCTTATGGTCTCCCTAATGCTGCTCCTCGCCAACTTCACCGTCTCCTCCATGGGCGACAGCGTCGCGGCCGCTGCCACCTTCCGCCCTCCCCACGCCGCCGTGGCGGCTGTGGAGATGGTGGACACCCAGCAGCCGGAGCAATCCCATTCTTACCAGCAGCGGTTCGACACCCCCGCGCTCAAGACGTTCTCCACCGGCCGCACGGCCTCGTTGGGCGGAAACGGCGACGGGGGCGGCAAGGTGCGGCCGGTTGCCGGCGCCACCGGCGACGGCCAGGCGGACGAGTCGTCGTACCGACAAAGCGGAGCGGTGCTGCCGCAGGACGTGTCGCAGCAGGCGACGCCACTGGGCGCGGGCGCCGGCTCGGAGGCGTCCGTGTCCGACTCAATGCCCGTGGAGGAGGCACAACAGACTGTACAGGACGAGCTGGTCATCTGGAAACGGATCTCCGATGAAGCCACCAGGATGCAGGCGAGCGTTCGTGCCGAGGAGCTGATGGACCCGGAAATTCTAGAGCAGCTCGTCGCCCCGGTGGAGGCGCCGAAGCCAGACGTGGCCTACTCGTCGGAGCACGTGGCCACGGCGCAGAGATACGAGCAGGCCGTGTCCGAGGAGCCCAACAGCTCGCTGCTCCTGGCTAACTTTGCGCAGTTCCTGTACCAGGTGCAGGGCGACCTCGACAG GGCGGAGCACTTCTTCAAGAGGGCGGTGCGCGCGGAGCCGGCGGACGCGGAGGCGCTGGGGCGGTACGCAGCGTTCCTGTGGCAGGCGCGCAACGACCTCGCGGCCGCGGAGGAGACGTACCAGGAGGCCATCGCCGCCGACCCCAGCGACGCGCACCACGCGGCAGCCTACGCGCACTTCCTGTGGAACACGGGCGGTGAGGACACATGCTACCCGCTCGACTGA